Within Amycolatopsis sp. cg5, the genomic segment TCGGCGCCGCGTTCCGGGTGATCCTGGGTTCGGCGGTCGCCGACCTGGTGCTGCTGATCCCCGCGCTCGCCTTCGCCTGGATGATCACGGCCATCGCGGGCGCCTCGCTCTGGGTCGGTATCGCGGGCGCGATCTTCTTCCTTTTCCTTGCGGGACAAGCGATCCGTGACGCGCGCAGGCTCTGGCGCCACGGTGAACCGGAAGCTCAAGCCGGGTGGGCGTTCTGGAAAGGCGTCGTCGGCAACCTCGCGAACCCGCTCACCTGGACGTTCTGGCTCGCCACCGGAACCCCGACCATGCTGCGCGCGCACGAACTCGGCGGCTGGTTCGGCCTCGCCGTGTTCACTGTGGTCTGGTTCGGTGTTGCATCAGGACTCGAGGCGGTCATCGCGTTGGTGGTTGCCCGATCGGGCAAGCGGTTCGGTGGTCGTGGACAAGCCGCGCTGACAGCGTTGTCGGCAGTGCTTTTCGTCTCGCTCGCCGGAGTTTTATTGGCCCGTGACGTGTTCGCCTGATTTCCAAAACCCTTACAGCTACCATTCCCGCCCGTGACCCACGAGCAGACCCACACCCAGCCAGCGCAGCAGCCGCGTGTGCTCGCCGGCCGCTACGCGATCATGAACGAACTCGGCCGCGGCGGCATGGGTGTGGTCTGGCGCGGGGTGGACCAGGTGATCGGCCGCCAGGTCGCCATCAAGGAGCTGCACCTGCCCGACGGCGGGCCCGGCGCGGCCGTGTTCGGCGAGCGCGTGATGCGGGAGGTCCGCACCGGCGGCAAGCTCAACGATCCCGCCGTCGTCACCGTCTACGACGTGATCAACGACAACGGCACCACGTTCATCGTGATGGAGCTGGTCGAGGCGCCCACGCTCGCGGACGTGGTGCGGCAGTACGGGCCGCTGCCCGCGCAGCAGGTCGCGGCCATCGGC encodes:
- a CDS encoding LysE family translocator → MGEILWLGLLLGGGAALAVGPIFVTILQEAATRGFGAAFRVILGSAVADLVLLIPALAFAWMITAIAGASLWVGIAGAIFFLFLAGQAIRDARRLWRHGEPEAQAGWAFWKGVVGNLANPLTWTFWLATGTPTMLRAHELGGWFGLAVFTVVWFGVASGLEAVIALVVARSGKRFGGRGQAALTALSAVLFVSLAGVLLARDVFA